CCGGCGCACCACGGCTGGTCGCCCGCCGCTGCCGCCGCCCTCGACCTGGCGTGCGCGCGGGCGCGGGCACGCGGCGAACAGCGGGCCCAACCGCTGGACCTGCTCGCCGGACTCGCCGCCGACCCCGACTGCCGGGCCGTGCAGGTCCTGGCCCGCGCGGGGGTGGACAGGGTCCGGCTGAACGCCCGGATCGAGCACCCGTCTCAACAGGTGTCACCGCCTTTACGGTCCTGACGCCGCCTGCCATCATGTGGCGATGCACGCGTCTCAGGTGAGAAGCGCCGGCCTGGGACTGGCCCTGGCCTCGGCGTTCGCATTCGGTGGATCAGGTGTCGCGGCCAAGCCGCTCATCCAGGCGGGTCTCGACCCGCTGCACGTGGTGTGGCTGCGGGTGACGGGCGCCGCGCTCGTCATGCTGCCCGTGGCCTGGCACCACCGGGACCTGGTGCGGCGCAGACCGGCGCTCCTCGCGGGCTTCGGACTCCTCGCCGTCGCCGGTGTCCAGGCGTTCTACTTCGCCGCCCTCTCCCGCATACCCGTGGGCGTCGCGCTGCTCGTCGAGTACCTCGCGCCGGCCCTCGTCCTCGGCTGGGTCCGGTTCGTGCAGCGCCGCCCGGTGACCCGCGCCGCGGCCCTCGGTGTCGTCCTCGCCGTGACCGGCCTCGCCTGCGTCGTCGAGGTGTGGTCCGGGCTCCGCTTCGACGTGCTCGGCCTCGTCCTCGCGCTCGGCGCCGCCTGCTGCCAGGTCGGCTACTTCGTCCTGTCCGACCAGGGCGGCGACGAGGAGCGGCCCGCCGACCCGCTCGGCGTCATCGCGTACGGGCTCCTCGTCGGCGCCGCCGTCCTCACCGTCCTCGCCCGTCCCTGGGGCATGGACTGGGGCGTCCTGACCGGCACCGCCGACCTGGGCGGCACGACCGCGCCCGCGTGGCTGCTGCTCGGCTGGATCGTCCTGATCGCGACCGTCCTCGCGTACGTCACCGGCGTCATCTCCGTACGCCGCCTCTCCCCGCAGGTCGCCGGGGTCGTGGCCTGCCTGGAGGCGGTCATCGCGACCGTCCTCGCCTGGGTCCTGCTCGGCGAGCACCTGTCGGCGCCGCAGCTCGCGGGCGGCACGCTCGTCCTCGTGGGCGCGTTCATCGCCCAGTCCACCACGCCCAAGGGGGGCGCGGGCCCCGTGGCGGGCTCCGATCCGCTGCCGGACGAGGACCTGTTGCCCGCCGACCGGGCCGCCCCGTAGGCTTCCCGGCATGCACGCGACCGTACTTCCGCCGCCCGCCGCGTAACGCGGGCGGCCACCTCCTGACGAAGACCCGGCTCGGGCGCGCCCCGAGCGGCTCGTCGCTGCCCGCGTGCGGATCAGAGCAGCCGACAGCCGTCTTCCTCGGA
This genomic window from Streptomyces thermolilacinus SPC6 contains:
- a CDS encoding EamA family transporter, which encodes MHASQVRSAGLGLALASAFAFGGSGVAAKPLIQAGLDPLHVVWLRVTGAALVMLPVAWHHRDLVRRRPALLAGFGLLAVAGVQAFYFAALSRIPVGVALLVEYLAPALVLGWVRFVQRRPVTRAAALGVVLAVTGLACVVEVWSGLRFDVLGLVLALGAACCQVGYFVLSDQGGDEERPADPLGVIAYGLLVGAAVLTVLARPWGMDWGVLTGTADLGGTTAPAWLLLGWIVLIATVLAYVTGVISVRRLSPQVAGVVACLEAVIATVLAWVLLGEHLSAPQLAGGTLVLVGAFIAQSTTPKGGAGPVAGSDPLPDEDLLPADRAAP